The window TTTTTTCTCTCCTTCAGGAGATTTTGCCGGCTGTAAAAACTGAAACATATAAATTGTAACTATTGCGCAAAGAATAAATGCCAATAACGCTTTTTTATCCATTATCTAAGATCAAACTCCCTGGGTAACCCGATTTCCTGCAGGATCACCTGATACAGAAGGAACAAATCACATTGAGAACAAACAGTTTACCCGTACCGAGGCACCGGTTAGAAACCTCAAAACAACGTTTATCCTTGATTTCAGGTTATACTACAATATTAAACAATTTAAAAAACTGACTACAATTGAAATTTGCGGAATTATATCCTTAATTATTGAACTTATTTCCCGTTTTCTGGTAACTCAGCCTCATCAATTAACATTATGGGAATATCATCCCTGATAGGATATCTTCTTCCACAATTTGTACAAATCAACTTGTCCTCTTCAAGCTTCACATCAGTTTTACAAAGCGGGCAGGCAAGTATTTCCAACAGTTTTTTATCAATCATGTTCAGCAGCCCTCCTCATTAATGTTCGATACTACTCGAATTTCATCAAAATCCTCAAACTGTTCAAGCTTAATTCTACTTAAGCGAACCAATTCAAGCAACGCAAGAAAAAAGCCAATTATATCTTTTTTGTTCCTTGTGCCAAAGAAGAGATCCCTGAACGAAACAGATCGTGCATGGGTCAGCTTCTGTATGACTGTGTCCATGTACACTTTGACAGGTATATCGGTAGAGACGATCGTGGTAGACACATCGTTCAGGGTCTGTCTCATAAAATTCGAAAAAAGCTGTGACAGTTTCCATATATCGATATCACCAAGATCCAATTGCACATCTTCTTCCTCTTTACGTATTATGCAATCCTTTGGCCTCGAATACCTTTTGCTCTTCTCTTCCGACAACTCAGCCATCCTGGAAGTCGCTTCCTTAAATCTTTTGTATTCCAGGAGTTGATTAACCAACTCCAGCCGGGGATCCTCAAATTCTTCACTTGTATCCATTACCGAGTGAGGAAGAAGCATTTGAGATTTTATGTACATGAGTGTTGAAGCCATCACTAAAAAATCCCCAGCCAGCCCGATATCCACTTTTTGTAAATTCCCAAGATACGTCACATACTGTTCGGTAACCCGTGCAATGGGAATATCGTAAATATCGACCTCCTCTTTACGAATCAGATACAGAAGAAGATCTAGAGGGCCGTTATAACTCTCAAGTGTAATTTTATAATCTGTTTGCATCTTGATTGCAACCAACTTTTACAGACCTGAAAACATCTTTAAAAAGAAAATGGTTGGCGGCCATATAATGTAGTATAGTATTGGTATATTTGCAAAATTCCCGAGTAAGATTAATCCCAGAAGAATAAACGGACCATACTTACACACCTCTTCATATTTAGGAAGCATCGCGCGGGGTAAAAACCCCTTTAAAATGTGCGAACCATCCAAAGGATAGAGAGGAATAAAATTAAAAACGGCCAATACGAGGTTAATTTGAATTAACTTCAGTAATAAGTTGCTGAAGTCCTTTATGAGAACAAAACTCGTGTCAGGTGCAAACCTGTAGAGTATCTGGAACAGCAAACCAAAGATAAATGCTGAAACAAAATTAGCAACAGGGCCTGCTGCAGAAGCAATCACATCATCACGTCTCGGGTTTTTGAAATAGCTTGAGTTTATGGGTACCGGTTTCCCCCATCCAAAGTGCGCGAAAATGAAACAGATCGTCCCAAGAGGATCAAGATGCGCAAGCGGATTGAGCGTCAGGCGACCCTGCATCCTGGCTGTTGGATCACCTAAACGGTTTGCAGCCCATGCGTGAAAAAACTCATGTATGGTTAATGCATAGAGTATCGCAATAGCAAAAACCAGGAAATTTTTTATGTCAAAATCCATTTCAATAGAACATTTCGTCAAAAACTGGGTCAATAGTATCACTCTTCCAACAGTATGTCAAGAAAAGAACACAATTTACACCCACTACCGGTTTCCGGTGAGAAACCTTCATCTTTTCACAACAAAAAACGAACCATTTCCCCATTAACCGACTATTCATTAACAACCGAAGGAGAAAATCATCGATTTTTAATGAGCACGTGAACGAAAACTGCTCAGGTACAAGACGCGTAATAATTACATAACCGGAGCGTATTCAGGTACGAGAGGATTACGCCATTATTGCGGCAATGCCGGAGAGGGGTAGTTTTTGTTCAAACACTGATTAACCTGTAAACCGTTTCACTGGTTAGAGTGGTTATCGTATCCGAAGCCGGGAGGGCAGGCTTTTTCACTTGAATAAGAAAAACATATGCTTATAATCTACAGTATATTACCTGTTTGCTCTATACTGCAAACTGCTATGGCTGAGCCTGTGATAGCGTATATGGTAATAAAGCAGCAGAGCTTGAATCAAACAGCGGTGAGCTGAAGTAACCCGACTCATACCACTCCTTACATAATGATAGGTTCAGGAATCATAGCGATAACAGTAATAAGGAACCAAATTTAACAATTAACAGTGAAGCAGCTTTATTGGTATGGCGGAAAGATGAAGATGGCCCTGTAACCACAGGGGACAGTTATCCGTTTTGGAATCACCCGGTGTAACCTGGCATGGAGAAAGGCGGGATTTTTCCCCGCCTTTCTTTTCTTTTAGAAACCCCAGGGCACACCCCGGAGAATACTACATCATCTTGAATAATATTAAAATAGTTATTTTTGACGTAGACGGTGTTTTTTCAGACGGAAAAATCATATTGGATTCGCACGGAATCGAGTCAAAGAATTTTCATGTTCAAGATGGAACAGGAATTACATACCTGCAGCGTGCGGGTATTAAAACCGCAATTATAAGCGGAAGGGTAAGCAAGGCTGTGGAATATCGGGCAAAAGAACTTTCCATCGAAGATGTGTTTCAGGGTGTACAGAGGAAAATCGACGCTTACGAGGCGATCTTGAAAAAACATACCCTGGACGACCACGAAACCTGCTACATTGGGGACGACCTTATTGA is drawn from Candidatus Scalindua sp. and contains these coding sequences:
- a CDS encoding site-2 protease family protein: MDFDIKNFLVFAIAILYALTIHEFFHAWAANRLGDPTARMQGRLTLNPLAHLDPLGTICFIFAHFGWGKPVPINSSYFKNPRRDDVIASAAGPVANFVSAFIFGLLFQILYRFAPDTSFVLIKDFSNLLLKLIQINLVLAVFNFIPLYPLDGSHILKGFLPRAMLPKYEEVCKYGPFILLGLILLGNFANIPILYYIIWPPTIFFLKMFSGL
- a CDS encoding Trm112 family protein codes for the protein MIDKKLLEILACPLCKTDVKLEEDKLICTNCGRRYPIRDDIPIMLIDEAELPENGK
- a CDS encoding HAD-IIIA family hydrolase, with protein sequence MNNIKIVIFDVDGVFSDGKIILDSHGIESKNFHVQDGTGITYLQRAGIKTAIISGRVSKAVEYRAKELSIEDVFQGVQRKIDAYEAILKKHTLDDHETCYIGDDLIDLPVLRRVGFAVAVPNARQEVKECASYQTVAHGGYGAIREVAEKILKSQGKWESIISKYY
- a CDS encoding segregation/condensation protein A; amino-acid sequence: MQTDYKITLESYNGPLDLLLYLIRKEEVDIYDIPIARVTEQYVTYLGNLQKVDIGLAGDFLVMASTLMYIKSQMLLPHSVMDTSEEFEDPRLELVNQLLEYKRFKEATSRMAELSEEKSKRYSRPKDCIIRKEEEDVQLDLGDIDIWKLSQLFSNFMRQTLNDVSTTIVSTDIPVKVYMDTVIQKLTHARSVSFRDLFFGTRNKKDIIGFFLALLELVRLSRIKLEQFEDFDEIRVVSNINEEGC